One window of Nocardia sp. NBC_00508 genomic DNA carries:
- a CDS encoding SDR family NAD(P)-dependent oxidoreductase produces MTIVLITGAANGMGAATSEHLAALGYTVEGCDRVAAPGVAEVDVRDAEALGRWVKDAHTRHGRIDAVVTFAAYGVVGSVEETTPEEAAALFDTNVLGTQRVLRAVLPRLRDQGTGRVIVVSSGAGAIAEPYGGWYSATKAAVERIGEAARMEAAHFGVHVSVLIPGWTVTPIIDTAEHVSAPIAAYDRDRAAVLELVRGYLAAGQPAAAVAEKVAAILAADRPRQSYLCGRDVRLSFWTRRLVPAFAYERLVRRYYGFHRPFGR; encoded by the coding sequence ATGACCATCGTGCTCATTACCGGAGCCGCGAACGGCATGGGCGCGGCCACCAGCGAACATCTTGCGGCGCTGGGCTACACGGTCGAAGGATGCGACCGAGTGGCAGCCCCCGGCGTCGCCGAGGTGGACGTGCGCGACGCCGAGGCGCTGGGCCGCTGGGTGAAGGACGCGCACACCAGGCACGGCCGGATCGACGCGGTCGTCACCTTCGCGGCCTACGGCGTGGTCGGGTCGGTCGAGGAGACCACGCCCGAGGAGGCCGCGGCGCTGTTCGACACCAACGTTCTCGGCACCCAGCGGGTGCTGCGAGCCGTTCTGCCGCGGCTACGCGACCAAGGCACGGGCCGAGTGATCGTGGTGAGTTCGGGCGCGGGCGCCATCGCCGAACCTTACGGCGGTTGGTATTCGGCCACGAAGGCGGCAGTCGAACGGATCGGCGAGGCCGCTCGGATGGAGGCGGCCCATTTCGGCGTGCACGTGTCGGTCCTCATCCCGGGGTGGACCGTCACCCCCATCATCGACACGGCGGAGCACGTGTCTGCCCCGATCGCCGCATACGACCGTGACCGCGCGGCCGTGCTGGAACTGGTACGCGGCTATCTGGCCGCCGGACAGCCCGCCGCGGCGGTCGCCGAGAAGGTCGCGGCGATCCTCGCCGCCGACCGGCCACGGCAGTCCTATCTGTGCGGCCGAGACGTCCGGTTGTCCTTCTGGACCCGCAGGCTGGTCCCGGCCTTCGCCTACGAGCGATTGGTGCGGCGATACTACGGATTCCATCGCCCCTTCGGCCGATGA
- a CDS encoding diacylglycerol/lipid kinase family protein → MLVVLNPRSNAGTALRRWQPLESLLSERYTDMSVELPTGAEHAIEVVRAAVDRPDPPSVLVAAGGDGMVNLVLNALMDPATDRPRAAESALGAVGLGSSNDFHKPVPPSARVGGIPVRLDAARADLVDVGKASVLLSDGTHAVRYFLLNASMGLVAAGNHSFNHATGVVGWLKSRSVEAAILATALTTIATHRPLPVAVRGGDWIHTAPITNIGVLKSVHFAGGMHYDTAVTRSDGQFDVNIWSAAGRLRTLGLIAGLYAGRFRRSRLAACYRDAAVELRPDRPVPLELDGEITMVESARLEVLPRVLKVCAA, encoded by the coding sequence GTGCTCGTCGTCCTGAACCCCCGCTCGAACGCGGGAACCGCGCTGCGTCGCTGGCAGCCGTTGGAATCCCTACTGAGCGAACGATATACGGACATGTCCGTCGAACTGCCCACGGGCGCGGAGCACGCCATCGAGGTGGTGCGCGCGGCCGTCGACCGGCCGGACCCACCATCTGTGCTCGTCGCTGCCGGGGGCGACGGCATGGTCAACCTGGTGTTGAACGCGCTGATGGACCCCGCCACCGACCGCCCGCGCGCTGCCGAGTCGGCGCTCGGCGCGGTGGGACTGGGCAGTTCCAACGACTTCCACAAGCCGGTGCCCCCGAGCGCACGCGTAGGCGGCATTCCGGTGCGGCTCGACGCGGCGCGTGCCGATCTCGTCGACGTGGGCAAGGCCAGCGTGCTGCTGTCCGATGGCACGCACGCGGTCCGTTATTTCCTGCTCAATGCCAGCATGGGACTCGTTGCCGCGGGCAATCATTCGTTCAACCACGCCACCGGCGTGGTCGGCTGGCTCAAGTCGCGCAGCGTCGAAGCCGCCATCCTCGCCACGGCGCTCACCACCATCGCCACGCACCGTCCGCTTCCGGTCGCGGTGCGCGGTGGCGACTGGATCCATACCGCGCCGATCACGAACATCGGCGTGCTGAAAAGCGTGCACTTCGCGGGCGGGATGCACTACGACACCGCGGTCACTCGCAGCGACGGCCAGTTCGATGTGAACATCTGGTCTGCGGCGGGCAGGCTGCGCACGCTCGGACTGATCGCCGGGCTGTACGCGGGGCGGTTCCGGCGCTCCCGGCTGGCGGCGTGCTACCGGGACGCGGCGGTGGAGCTGCGGCCGGACCGTCCGGTGCCGCTGGAACTGGATGGCGAGATCACGATGGTGGAATCGGCGCGGCTGGAAGTGCTGCCCCGGGTGCTGAAGGTGTGCGCCGCATGA
- a CDS encoding HAD family hydrolase, with translation MSARRTVLWDLDGTLIGLRQRTFATLMPAGAAWVFRDLMPPHRFLPMLRHTLRDVRANDTDHTNTELMLRLLAERVGTGRDVAAARLARLSEVEFVRLRACFPPLSEAVTAVNRLASAGARQVVATNPLWPRSTVETRIRWGGHDLASFAFVTSGETMRRAKPRLDFYRELLDRLGVTAGECVMVGNDPHQDGPATQLGIPVFLVGARFADIPPAVARTGLVTTGDHRALRRWLGIEENSCSSS, from the coding sequence ATGAGCGCGAGACGCACCGTACTGTGGGACCTGGACGGCACCCTGATCGGGCTGCGGCAGCGCACGTTCGCGACGTTGATGCCCGCTGGGGCGGCCTGGGTGTTCCGCGATCTGATGCCGCCGCACCGTTTCCTGCCGATGTTGCGTCACACACTGCGGGACGTGCGCGCCAATGACACCGACCACACCAATACGGAGCTGATGCTGCGACTGCTCGCGGAACGCGTCGGCACCGGGCGCGACGTGGCCGCGGCCCGCCTTGCCCGGCTGTCGGAGGTCGAATTCGTCCGGCTGCGAGCGTGTTTCCCGCCGCTCTCGGAAGCAGTGACGGCGGTGAACCGGTTGGCGTCGGCGGGCGCGCGCCAGGTGGTCGCGACCAATCCGCTGTGGCCGCGAAGCACCGTCGAGACCAGGATCCGCTGGGGCGGACACGACCTCGCGTCGTTCGCCTTCGTCACCAGTGGCGAGACCATGCGCCGGGCAAAGCCGCGGCTCGACTTCTACCGCGAACTGCTCGACCGTCTGGGTGTGACGGCGGGGGAGTGCGTGATGGTCGGCAACGACCCACACCAAGACGGACCCGCGACGCAACTGGGAATTCCGGTGTTCCTCGTCGGCGCGCGGTTCGCGGACATACCACCAGCGGTGGCCCGGACCGGATTGGTCACCACGGGAGACCACCGCGCGCTTCGCCGGTGGCTCGGCATCGAGGAGAATTCGTGCTCGTCGTCCTGA
- a CDS encoding nucleotidyltransferase domain-containing protein, which produces MTDTMIAAGGTDIERLLVHAALAAPSESERAELVELAHRVTEWAGFFELAQLNATAPLVRRSLLAAGVYSLVPPLVRVRFDAVAERIGAANDRRLAGAVQLLRRFDERGVRCVVLKGMLFATEIYHDPRYKRMNDLDILVEPEQVDVVIEIYRELGLFATSELLGKAPKVRTERSHHLPSFVSRDGALVVGTHWGLITPLAPYTVDYVAIWKRVRRIDFHGVPAWAMAHEDNLHHLGIHLPYYKTGVRELADVWNLARYAGADLDYDLLAAEIAAAGSERLMYHALSLAHQLVPNSRFAVLLDRIAPRVDRFTRGDTARKIADVHALLRSRSTHTSRIEKAYTEFNMTADAREKLDGFGRLWSGLLLVPGAEANRMSSLRDPGALSALGARVVAPYRLTRVFQRDLGRWLFPAALAKTVYDLGAAYAGELRSRTGVGGARPTPPGIDEYAARLGLTKADLQAVLDSQE; this is translated from the coding sequence ATGACCGACACCATGATCGCCGCAGGCGGGACGGACATCGAACGTCTGCTGGTGCACGCCGCGCTGGCCGCGCCCAGCGAATCAGAACGCGCCGAGCTGGTCGAGCTGGCCCACCGGGTCACGGAGTGGGCGGGGTTCTTCGAGCTGGCGCAGCTCAACGCGACCGCGCCGCTGGTGCGGCGCTCGCTGCTCGCCGCCGGGGTGTATTCGCTCGTCCCCCCGCTGGTGCGGGTACGGTTCGACGCCGTCGCGGAGCGGATCGGGGCCGCGAACGACCGCAGGCTGGCCGGTGCTGTCCAGCTGTTGCGCCGGTTCGACGAACGCGGTGTGCGCTGCGTGGTGCTCAAGGGCATGCTCTTCGCGACCGAGATCTACCACGACCCGCGCTACAAGCGGATGAACGATCTGGACATCCTGGTGGAACCGGAGCAGGTCGACGTCGTCATCGAGATCTATCGCGAGCTGGGGCTGTTCGCGACCTCCGAGCTGCTGGGCAAAGCGCCCAAGGTGCGAACCGAGCGCTCGCACCACCTGCCCTCGTTCGTCTCCCGCGACGGCGCGCTCGTGGTGGGCACACACTGGGGGCTGATCACGCCGCTCGCGCCGTACACGGTCGACTACGTCGCGATCTGGAAACGTGTGCGGCGCATCGACTTCCACGGTGTCCCCGCGTGGGCGATGGCGCACGAGGACAACTTGCACCATCTGGGTATCCACCTGCCCTACTACAAGACCGGCGTCCGCGAACTCGCGGACGTGTGGAACCTGGCCCGGTATGCGGGCGCTGATCTCGACTACGACCTGCTCGCCGCCGAGATCGCGGCAGCGGGCAGCGAAAGGCTGATGTACCACGCCCTTTCGCTCGCCCACCAGCTGGTGCCGAACTCCCGGTTCGCCGTGCTGCTGGACCGGATCGCGCCGCGCGTGGACCGGTTCACCCGCGGCGACACCGCGCGCAAGATCGCCGACGTGCACGCACTGCTCCGCAGCCGTTCCACGCACACCTCCCGAATCGAGAAGGCCTACACCGAGTTCAACATGACCGCCGACGCGCGGGAGAAGCTGGACGGGTTCGGCCGGCTGTGGTCCGGGCTGCTGCTGGTCCCGGGCGCGGAGGCGAACCGGATGAGCTCCCTTCGCGACCCCGGCGCGCTGTCCGCCCTCGGCGCCCGAGTTGTCGCGCCGTACCGCCTGACCCGCGTATTCCAGCGCGACCTCGGCCGATGGCTGTTCCCCGCCGCGCTCGCCAAGACGGTCTACGACTTGGGCGCGGCATATGCGGGGGAGCTGCGGTCGCGCACCGGAGTCGGCGGTGCGCGCCCCACGCCCCCCGGCATCGACGAATACGCGGCGCGGCTCGGGCTGACCAAGGCGGACCTGCAAGCGGTACTGGATAGCCAGGAATGA
- a CDS encoding aminotransferase class I/II-fold pyridoxal phosphate-dependent enzyme: MTAPDLAHGENFSLEHYLDPAAHTFEQRFAEFRPYAEHARGSGFVLREVAGPSGAIVPVRDPATGATDELIMLGSNNYLGLGNEPRIAEAAIAAIREYGVGHGGPPLLNGTTTLHRQLEERLAELKGSEAAMIFSSGYAANVGWVTGLLRKGDVLLYDEQNHASLYDGIQLGRVRSMAFAHNDLRHLRHRLMQIRWRNPGANIVVAVEGVYSMDGDIAPLPEIRALCDAFGAWLAVDDAHGTGVLGARGHGTAEHFGLGPGAVDLSMGTFSKVFAGTGGFVTGSRDLVDTLRFFARSYMFSAALAPPVVAAVLAGIDFLAEHPERVRQLHDNVAYFVRGLRSMGFVVDPQTAIIPILVPHRSAVADVVTALHREGVFVNGVEFPAVPRDQQRLRISMMATLSRDHLDRALNRIDAVARRFGFHPEQEGIA, from the coding sequence ATGACCGCGCCCGATCTCGCCCATGGCGAGAACTTCAGCCTCGAACACTATCTCGACCCCGCGGCGCATACGTTCGAACAGCGTTTCGCGGAGTTCCGGCCCTACGCGGAGCACGCCCGCGGCAGCGGGTTCGTGCTGCGCGAGGTGGCCGGTCCTTCCGGCGCGATCGTGCCGGTGCGCGATCCGGCGACCGGCGCGACCGACGAGCTGATCATGCTCGGGTCCAACAACTACCTCGGTCTGGGCAACGAACCGCGGATCGCCGAGGCCGCCATCGCGGCGATCCGGGAATACGGTGTCGGGCATGGCGGCCCGCCGCTGCTCAACGGCACCACCACCCTGCACCGGCAGCTCGAGGAACGGCTGGCCGAGCTGAAGGGCTCCGAGGCGGCCATGATCTTCTCCTCCGGCTACGCCGCCAACGTCGGCTGGGTGACCGGTCTGCTGCGCAAGGGCGACGTGCTGCTCTACGACGAGCAGAACCACGCGAGCCTCTACGACGGCATCCAGCTCGGCCGGGTGCGCTCGATGGCCTTCGCGCACAACGACCTGCGTCACCTGCGCCACCGGCTGATGCAGATCCGGTGGCGCAACCCGGGTGCGAACATCGTGGTGGCCGTCGAAGGCGTGTATTCGATGGACGGCGATATCGCCCCGCTGCCGGAGATCCGCGCGTTGTGCGACGCGTTCGGCGCATGGCTGGCGGTGGACGACGCCCATGGCACCGGAGTACTCGGCGCCCGCGGGCACGGCACCGCCGAGCACTTCGGGCTCGGACCGGGCGCTGTGGACCTGTCCATGGGCACCTTCTCGAAGGTCTTCGCCGGCACCGGCGGTTTCGTGACCGGCTCCCGGGACCTGGTGGACACGCTGCGCTTCTTCGCCCGCTCCTACATGTTCTCCGCCGCGCTGGCGCCGCCGGTCGTCGCGGCGGTGCTCGCCGGGATCGACTTCCTGGCCGAGCATCCGGAACGGGTGCGGCAACTGCACGACAACGTGGCGTACTTCGTGCGCGGGTTGCGCTCCATGGGTTTCGTAGTGGATCCGCAGACCGCGATCATCCCGATCCTCGTGCCGCATCGCAGCGCCGTCGCGGACGTGGTCACCGCACTGCACCGGGAGGGGGTGTTCGTCAATGGCGTCGAATTCCCGGCGGTGCCCCGCGACCAGCAGCGCCTGCGAATCAGCATGATGGCCACCCTCAGCAGGGACCACCTCGACCGCGCGCTGAACCGGATCGACGCCGTCGCCCGCCGTTTCGGCTTCCATCCCGAACAAGAAGGGATCGCCTGA
- a CDS encoding PEP/pyruvate-binding domain-containing protein: MTSTTTGAILRAETLAKDPAAEAHGGAKAANLARLHAAGHRVPPFAALSTDACARVLAPAADAVAELLAGLDPDDPTALRTVSTRIRALVEGLPLPGDVAAELDAMIAELSTAASSTARDVRFAVRSSVRGEDSATDSFAGQLDTVLNVSATDLPVAIGTVLASAWSERALFYRARRGLDSAPIACAVVVQVLLDSAVSGVVFSCNPQTGDPSEAVVAAALGLGEGVVAGTVDCDTYFVDRGTRVITSRVVVDKHSRVTPSRGGAGTTVEDLGTPVTAASLSDPQILELADTAGELADRFGTPQDIEFAYTPDGRLHLLQARPVTVTGARETVFDNVNVAESYPGLSSPLTFSILRAAYEQVFRACHRDFGATARIVERNAADLYPYLVGTARGRIYYNISNWYRLFLEIPGMDFAIEGWEAALNIENRYRRPDAPARGIAQVRAIASRLRVVAIILRGWLRLPRRLRAFFTELAAATADLERRLNAETPERERDAEALLAWTERFFAELVPAYSVQIFNDFLAQQMFHVVGLQLGRAGLAEDAALTLRNELFCGEDGVDSVDPVRSALALTARVRTDPALRALFDGPATAREVWAALSDDRFADFRAACLRHIAEFGDRTVDELKLETDPLGEHPERLVPMLRNYLRGGQNADDMVAREQAIRRAAEGTAARLFARNPVQRIAFRLALRLAREHVKQRENMRLGRSRSFGLVKRVFREYGRQLHMAGLLDDPRDVFWLTYEEIAALTRGTAVDTDAARTVALRKADHDRWRTQRLPSRITTTGIAAAGIADPGLEEPGEGAVAGARVLHGIGCAPGRVEAPALVLRTPDPDVAIDGQVLVASTTDPGWVFLMVAAGGLVSERGSLLSHTAIIGRELGIPTVVGVPGITHLVGNGDVLVLDGRAGTVTLGQEQRS, encoded by the coding sequence ATGACCAGTACCACCACCGGCGCGATACTGCGCGCCGAAACCCTCGCGAAAGACCCGGCGGCCGAGGCGCACGGGGGCGCCAAGGCAGCCAATCTCGCGAGGCTCCACGCCGCCGGACATCGGGTACCGCCGTTCGCGGCGCTGAGCACCGACGCGTGCGCGCGGGTACTCGCCCCGGCGGCGGACGCCGTCGCCGAGCTGCTGGCCGGGCTCGACCCGGACGACCCGACCGCGCTGCGGACCGTGTCGACCCGGATCCGCGCGCTCGTCGAGGGGCTGCCCCTGCCCGGGGACGTCGCGGCCGAACTGGACGCCATGATCGCCGAACTGTCCACGGCCGCGTCGTCCACGGCGCGGGACGTCCGCTTCGCGGTGCGCTCCTCGGTGCGCGGCGAGGATTCGGCCACCGACTCCTTCGCCGGACAGCTCGATACGGTGCTCAACGTCTCCGCAACGGACCTGCCGGTCGCGATCGGCACTGTCCTCGCCTCCGCCTGGTCGGAACGTGCGCTGTTCTACCGGGCGCGCCGTGGTCTCGACAGCGCGCCGATCGCCTGCGCCGTCGTGGTACAGGTGCTGCTGGACAGCGCCGTGTCCGGGGTGGTGTTCAGCTGCAATCCGCAGACCGGCGATCCGTCCGAAGCGGTCGTCGCGGCGGCACTCGGGCTCGGCGAGGGTGTGGTGGCGGGAACGGTGGACTGCGACACCTACTTCGTCGATCGCGGCACCCGCGTCATCACTTCGCGCGTCGTCGTCGACAAGCACAGTCGCGTGACACCGTCGCGTGGCGGTGCGGGCACCACCGTCGAAGATCTCGGCACCCCGGTGACCGCTGCCAGTTTGTCCGACCCGCAGATCCTCGAACTGGCCGACACAGCAGGCGAACTCGCCGACCGCTTCGGCACACCGCAGGACATCGAATTCGCCTACACGCCCGACGGGCGGCTGCACTTGTTGCAGGCCAGGCCGGTCACCGTGACCGGTGCGCGGGAGACCGTCTTCGACAACGTCAACGTCGCCGAATCGTATCCGGGATTGTCGAGCCCGCTCACCTTCTCCATCCTTCGAGCGGCCTACGAGCAGGTCTTCCGCGCGTGCCACCGGGATTTCGGCGCCACCGCGCGGATCGTGGAGCGCAACGCCGCAGACCTGTACCCCTATCTGGTCGGGACCGCGCGCGGCCGCATCTACTACAACATCAGCAACTGGTACCGGCTCTTCCTCGAGATCCCCGGCATGGACTTCGCCATCGAAGGATGGGAGGCCGCGCTCAACATCGAGAACCGGTACCGTCGGCCGGACGCGCCTGCCCGTGGCATCGCCCAGGTGCGCGCGATCGCCTCGCGGCTACGGGTCGTCGCGATCATCCTGCGCGGCTGGCTGCGACTGCCGCGGCGGCTGCGTGCGTTCTTCACCGAACTGGCGGCGGCCACCGCCGACCTCGAACGGCGCCTGAACGCGGAAACGCCGGAGCGCGAACGCGATGCAGAGGCGTTGCTGGCCTGGACCGAACGCTTCTTCGCCGAGCTCGTGCCCGCGTATTCGGTGCAGATCTTCAACGACTTCCTCGCCCAGCAGATGTTCCATGTGGTCGGGCTGCAGCTGGGTCGGGCGGGCCTGGCCGAGGACGCGGCGCTCACCTTGCGCAACGAATTGTTCTGCGGTGAGGACGGTGTCGACAGCGTCGACCCGGTGCGGTCGGCGCTCGCACTCACTGCCCGGGTGCGCACCGATCCCGCGCTGCGCGCGCTGTTCGACGGTCCCGCCACCGCGCGTGAGGTGTGGGCGGCGTTGTCGGACGACAGGTTCGCCGACTTCCGCGCCGCCTGCCTGCGCCACATCGCGGAGTTCGGCGACCGCACCGTGGACGAACTCAAGTTGGAGACCGATCCGCTGGGCGAGCATCCCGAGCGTTTGGTGCCGATGCTGCGTAATTACCTGCGCGGCGGGCAGAACGCCGATGACATGGTCGCGCGGGAGCAGGCCATCCGCCGCGCGGCGGAGGGAACAGCGGCACGACTGTTCGCACGTAACCCCGTGCAGCGCATCGCCTTCCGACTTGCACTCCGGCTGGCGCGCGAACACGTGAAGCAGCGGGAGAACATGCGACTCGGTCGCAGCCGCTCCTTCGGTTTGGTGAAGCGGGTGTTCCGCGAGTACGGCAGACAACTGCATATGGCAGGTCTGCTGGACGATCCGCGTGATGTCTTCTGGCTCACCTACGAGGAGATCGCCGCCCTCACCCGCGGCACCGCTGTGGACACCGACGCTGCCCGCACCGTTGCCCTGCGCAAGGCCGACCACGATCGCTGGCGTACGCAACGACTGCCATCCCGCATCACCACCACCGGGATCGCGGCGGCAGGCATCGCCGATCCCGGCCTGGAGGAACCCGGCGAAGGTGCCGTGGCCGGCGCCCGGGTGCTGCACGGAATCGGTTGTGCCCCAGGACGTGTCGAAGCGCCCGCGCTGGTGTTGCGCACCCCCGACCCGGACGTGGCGATCGACGGGCAAGTGCTGGTGGCCTCGACCACTGACCCGGGGTGGGTGTTCCTCATGGTCGCGGCGGGCGGCCTGGTGAGCGAGCGGGGCAGTCTGCTCTCGCACACGGCCATCATCGGACGCGAACTCGGCATCCCCACGGTCGTCGGCGTCCCGGGGATCACCCATCTGGTCGGCAACGGCGACGTCCTGGTGCTGGACGGCCGGGCCGGAACCGTGACGCTCGGACAGGAGCAGCGATCATGA
- a CDS encoding cytochrome P450 produces MTLVTRNGDRVLDGPVQRHPLGAYPDYRADPLTLFYESALAYGSVRLRLAHQHMHLLVEPEHIEQVLVTHAARYEKGISYRSLNHLLGPGLLTSGGELWKRQRALIKPAFARRHVETEIPLMVECGQRMATRLDARATEGAAFDLVPEVMGFAADVVCRAVLGADIDGVLPQIEDDVRDGVSWVMRHMAAPIQVPPEVPTPANRRLHGVRRRLHHVVDEVIRRHRHSDSDAHSLLARLLAARDDAGHAMDDAQLRHEVLTFLLAGHETTGGALAWTVYELCRNPAALNRVRAEIDALPNGLDDPDAVRAALPGLEHTGRAIDEAMRLHPPAWAFSRTALEPDRFDRFDLAPGAIVVISPFVNHRLPRFWDSPLTFDPDRFTKERNRARPPFRYFPFGWGAHLCVGQQMALIEIRVGLAMLLSRYDIELVNGMRVRERPEISNTPDPVLVRLTRRERAATATRTREEAAR; encoded by the coding sequence ATGACCCTGGTGACCCGAAACGGCGATCGCGTTCTCGACGGTCCGGTACAACGGCATCCGCTCGGTGCCTACCCCGATTATCGGGCCGACCCGCTCACCCTGTTCTACGAGTCCGCGCTCGCCTACGGCAGCGTGCGGCTGCGGCTGGCGCACCAGCACATGCACCTGCTGGTCGAGCCGGAACACATCGAACAGGTGCTGGTCACCCATGCGGCACGATACGAGAAGGGAATCAGCTACCGGAGCCTGAATCATCTGCTCGGCCCCGGCCTGCTGACCAGCGGCGGCGAACTGTGGAAACGACAGCGCGCCTTGATCAAACCGGCCTTCGCGCGCCGCCACGTGGAGACCGAGATCCCGCTCATGGTCGAGTGCGGACAACGGATGGCTACCCGCCTGGACGCACGCGCCACGGAGGGCGCGGCGTTCGACCTGGTGCCCGAGGTGATGGGATTCGCCGCCGACGTGGTGTGCCGCGCGGTGCTCGGCGCGGACATCGACGGCGTGCTCCCGCAGATCGAAGACGATGTGCGCGACGGGGTTTCCTGGGTGATGCGGCACATGGCCGCGCCGATCCAAGTCCCGCCCGAGGTGCCGACGCCGGCCAATCGGCGGCTGCACGGCGTGCGGCGGCGTTTGCACCATGTGGTGGACGAGGTGATCCGGCGTCATCGGCACAGCGACTCCGATGCCCACTCGCTGCTGGCTCGATTGCTCGCCGCGCGCGACGACGCCGGGCACGCGATGGACGACGCGCAACTGCGGCATGAGGTGCTGACCTTCCTGCTGGCGGGGCACGAGACCACCGGAGGAGCGCTGGCCTGGACGGTCTACGAGCTGTGCCGCAACCCGGCGGCGCTGAACCGGGTACGCGCCGAGATCGACGCGCTACCGAACGGTCTGGACGATCCGGACGCCGTGCGCGCCGCGCTGCCCGGATTGGAGCACACCGGCCGCGCCATCGACGAGGCAATGCGCCTGCACCCGCCGGCGTGGGCGTTCAGCCGCACGGCGCTCGAGCCGGACCGCTTCGACCGGTTCGATCTGGCTCCCGGCGCGATCGTGGTGATCAGTCCCTTCGTCAATCATCGGCTGCCCCGGTTCTGGGACTCGCCGCTGACTTTCGACCCCGACCGGTTCACGAAAGAGCGGAACCGGGCGCGCCCGCCGTTCCGGTACTTCCCCTTCGGCTGGGGCGCGCATCTCTGCGTAGGTCAGCAGATGGCGCTGATCGAGATCCGCGTGGGTCTCGCGATGCTGCTGTCCCGCTACGACATCGAACTGGTGAACGGGATGCGGGTGCGCGAGCGCCCCGAGATCTCGAACACCCCAGACCCGGTCCTGGTCCGCCTGACCCGGCGCGAGCGCGCCGCCACGGCGACACGGACAAGAGAGGAGGCCGCGCGATGA